In the Silene latifolia isolate original U9 population chromosome 1, ASM4854445v1, whole genome shotgun sequence genome, GTGCTCTGTAGTTGTTAAGTCATGAAAAAGGTTAGAGTTTTATTAGCAATCCATAGAAGAAGCTAAAGTAGCTCGAGAAAGAAAGATAAAAGTACCTACGCTGTCGCATACCATAATGTAAACTCAAATCTGCAGAAATCAAGGAATACAAAGCCAAAAGAATGCTAATAAAAAAGAAGCTACACAAATATGCTTGGAATAGCACAAATACTCGCTTCTCAAACCGCAGGAGGAATGAAAAGCAATTAGTATGACAGACGGAGTAGGATTCTCTTATTCATGGGAATCGCGCAAGTAGTGTGCTCCGTACTCTTTGGACAACACCAAGCTCTCCGAATACGTTTCCAGTTGTACACCGCAGTTCATCATTCCTAATTCCTGCACTTCGCAACTGGCTATATCATAAGCCCACTTCCCGCAAACAAAATAGCCACCACTCTCACAATAGAACAGCTTTTGATGTTTAAAATAGCAGAAATCGAGTACTGCAAAAGCTTCCGGACTTGATTTTCCTGAAAACCATAGAGTCCATCGCCTCTTTGCGTTGTCTTGTTGTAGCACCCATATGCTCGAAGCTACCTTAGAAATACTGAAAATCGCTagtgattccccaaaaagaaacaGAAACCCCAAGTTGCTTCTTTCGTTCAAAGTAAATGGCAGTTCCAGAAAGGTGATATTTTCCGACTCAAAGTCAAAGGAACAAAGATGAGTTAATTCACCCCGTCGGCCTCGATTATCATTTTGTCCAAGCCAATAAGCTGCTCCGTGAAAGAAAACAGCAGTAGATAAAGACTGAAATGGCCCATACCCATCTCTAAACGGGTTCATTAAAGTAATATCGAATTGATTATTTCTGACGGTCCATTGTTGATCACGGAGTGTAAAAACGGCAAAATACATCTTTCCAGGCTCTATACCTCGACTTTTTCCAAATTTGAATGCAGCCACTTTATAATCCTTACTATCGGGGGCGAACCCAAACAAATACCTAGTAGTATAACTGATTAAGTAGCGAGAATGTGGGTTCGCAGGAAGAATCAATGATTTACGAATACTAGGGTTCCACAATCTCAACTCTTCCGGGTAACAAGAAAGCCCGTTCTTTTGATTAACAAGGAGCAACCCATTACAGCTACCGATAATATGGTAAGAGTAAGCATCAGATGTCATGAAGATTCGACATGTTTTTTGAAGCGTATCGGCCTCACGAACTGTCAACATGCACCCTTCATAGTAATCATCTCCCAAATCCTCGAGGGCTATTAATAATTTACTATTATTTTTCCCCGAATTGTTATTGCAAAGTTTAAAATGCATGTCTACAAAATCAGGATCATCGATAATGGAGCACCAAGATCTGCATACGCACCTGAATCGTAATAAGCTTTTCGCGGGTAATTTTGTCAAAATTTGAGTGCAAATTTCGGGTGGTAAGTACTTGGATTCTGAAATACGGGTCGAATATCTGAATCTGCTTATTGGTGTTTCTGAAATCCGCTGCGAATTCGGTGAAGTTTTGGGATTCTTGTTGATATTCATTGTTT is a window encoding:
- the LOC141587363 gene encoding putative F-box protein At1g32420, with the translated sequence MNINKNPKTSPNSQRISETPISRFRYSTRISESKYLPPEICTQILTKLPAKSLLRFRCVCRSWCSIIDDPDFVDMHFKLCNNNSGKNNSKLLIALEDLGDDYYEGCMLTVREADTLQKTCRIFMTSDAYSYHIIGSCNGLLLVNQKNGLSCYPEELRLWNPSIRKSLILPANPHSRYLISYTTRYLFGFAPDSKDYKVAAFKFGKSRGIEPGKMYFAVFTLRDQQWTVRNNQFDITLMNPFRDGYGPFQSLSTAVFFHGAAYWLGQNDNRGRRGELTHLCSFDFESENITFLELPFTLNERSNLGFLFLFGESLAIFSISKVASSIWVLQQDNAKRRWTLWFSGKSSPEAFAVLDFCYFKHQKLFYCESGGYFVCGKWAYDIASCEVQELGMMNCGVQLETYSESLVLSKEYGAHYLRDSHE